CGACCTTCAGCGCGGTGCGCGGCACCACCACGGTCTCGCCGTTGGAGAACGGCGCCGGCTGGCTCACCTGCGGCTGCTCGGTGATGGTGACGGTGAGGTTGCCCTGCGCCACCGCCACGGTGGAGACCCGCACGTCGCGGCCCATCACGATGATGCCGGAGCGCTCGTCGACCACCACCCGGGCCGCCTGGTCGGGCTCGACCTTCAGCTGCTCGACCTCGGTCAGCAGCCGGATCATGTTGCCCTGGTAGCGCGGCGGCACCTGCAGGGTGACGGTAGAGGGGTCGGTCGGCTCGGCGGTGTCGGCGCCCATGAAGTCGTTGATCGCCGCGGCGATCCGCTTCGAGGTGGTGAAGTCGGGGTTGCGCAGCGACAGGCGCAGGCACTTCTGCTCGTTGAGCTTGAAGGCGATCTCGCGCTCGATCACCGCCCCGTTGGCGATGCGCCCGTTGGTCGGCACGCCGCGGGTGATCTTGGCCGCGTCGCCCTCGGCCTGGAAGCCCGCGATGGCGAGCGAGCCTTGCGCCACCGCATAGGCCTCGCCGTCGGCGGCGAGCAGCGTGGTGACGAGCAGCGTGCCGCCCTGGAGCGACTTGGCGTCGCCGAGCGACGACACCGTCACGTCGATCCGCGTCCCTTGCGCCGCGAAGGGGGGGAGGTTAGCCGTCACCATCACGGCGGCGAGGTTGGCGGTCCGCATGGTGGCGCCGCGGGTATTGACCCCGAGCCGCTCCAGCATCGCCTGCACCGATTGCTTGGTGAAGGGCGCGTTGTTCAGCGTGTCGCCGGTGCCGTTGAGGCCGACGACGATGCCGTAGCCGACGAGCTGGTTGATCCGCATGCCCTCGACGCTGGCGAGGTCCTTCACCCGCGACAGGGCGAGGGCGGGCTGCGCGGCCACGAGGGCCAGGGGGAGGAGAGCCAGGAAGGCAAGGACGAGGAGGCGAAGGCGCATGGCGGGGTCCCGAAACTCGAGGAACCGAATTGCCAGGACCGTGCCAGTGCCCGAGATCGGCGTAAGCCTCTGGTAAGGTTACCGATCCGTTTCCCGCACCCCGCGCCGGCGGCCGATCCGGACCCGGTCGATTTCGTCCCGGCGGCAAGATCTGCCGCCTCGTTTACGGCGCATTCACCATACCCGGGCGAGGTTTGGGGTGCGAACAGTGAAACCTGTGACCCGGACCCAGACCTCATGCGCGTCGACACACGCCTCGCGGCCGCTCCCCTGTCGGGAGCCGGTTCGCGCACCCTGCCGGCAGGCGGCGTGTTCACCCTCGGGCTGGAGGGCGCCCGCGGGCCGGTGAGCGCCGGCAGCGCGATGCCGCTCGCCAGCCTGAGCGCCATCCTGACCCTCCAGGGCCAGGACGAGATCGCCGCCGACCGCCGCCGCCGGGCGACGAAGCGCGGCCACGACCTCCTCGACGCCCTCGACCGCCTCAAGGCCGCGCTCCTCGGCGGCCGGGTCGCCGTGAGCGACCTGAAGGCCATCGCCGCCCGCCTCGCGGAGCGCAACGGCAGCACCGGCGATCCCCGCCTCGACGACCTCCTCGCCCATATCGAGCTGCGGGCGCAGGTGGAACTGGCAAAGATCGAGATGGCGGGGAAGTGAGGGGCGCAGCAGGTCGAGGGGGCTGGCGGCCGTTGACGCCCACACCCCGATCTCCCACAACGGCGCCCGCTTGAAGACCTGCGGCCTTGATGTGGCCGCACGACCCGCGTCACCCCGGCCGCGATGCTGTTCAACTCCTTCCCGTTCCTCCTCGGCTTCCTGCCGGTCGCCCTCGTCCTCCACGCGCTCGTGGCCCTGCACCGGCCGGGCTGGCGGCTGCCGCTGCTGGTCTTGCTCTCGCTCGTCTTCTACGGCTGGTGGGATCCGCGCTTCGTGCCGCTGCTCATGGCCTCGATCGGGCTGAACTGGCTCGTCGCGCGCTGGTTCGGGCAAAGCCGCGCCGCGCTCCTGGTCCCGCTCGCCATCGCGGCGAACCTCGCGGTGCTGGCCCTGTTCAAGTATGCGGGGTTCCTTGCCGGCCTCGCGGCACTCCTGCCGGGGCTCCACGACTTAAGCAGGCCGAGCCTGGCGCTCCCGCTCGGCATCTCGTTCTTCACCTTCCATCACGTGATGTACCTGACCGACCTGCGCGCCGGCCGGGCGCCGCAGATGAATCTCACGCGCTACGCCCTCTACATCGCGTTCTTCCCGCAGGTGCTCGCCGGGCCGCTGGTGCGCTGGAGCGAGATCCTCCACCAGTTCGACGAGAAACCCTATGCAAGGCCGGACGCCGCCGAGCGCTTCGGTCGCGGCCTGATGCTGCTGTGCATCGGGTTGGCCAAGAAGGTCTTCCTCGGCGATCCGCTCGCGGCCTATGCCAACCCGGTCTTCGAGGCGGCCGCCGCCGGCAAGGTGGTGAGCGTCGCGGAGGCCTGGCAGGGCACGCTCGCTTTCACGTTCCAGATCTATTTCGACTTCTCGGGCTATACCGACATGGCGCTCGGCCTCGCGCTGCTGTTCGGGATCGTGCTGCCGCAGAACTTCGACGTGCCCTACCGCGCCACCTCGCTGCGGGACTTCTGGCGGCGCTGGCACATGACCTTGTCGCGCTTCCTGCGCGACTACCTCTACATCCCGTTCGGCGGCAACCGCCGGGGCTTGAGCGTCCAGGTCGCCGCCTCGTTCGCCACCATGACGCTCGGCGGGTTGTGGCACGGCGCCGGCCTCACCTTCGTCGCCTGGGGGGCGGCGCACGGGGCGGGCCTCGGAATCGTCACCCTGTGGCGAAGAGCCGGCCTGCGGATGCCGGCTCTCCTCGGCTGGGCGCTGACCTTCGCTTTCGTCGCCCTGACCTGGGTGCTGTTCCGCGCCACCAGCTTCGAGGCGGCGTTGGCCGTGTTCAAGGGGCTGTTCGGCTTCGCGCCGTCCGGCCACGGCTTCAAGTGGCGGGCCTTCGCGCCCGCCATGCTGGTGGCGCTCGTCGGCCCGACCGCTTGGGCCGCGGTCCATCGCCTGCCGCCGCGGCCGGCCCTGGCGATCGCCTTCGCGGTGCTCCTCGTGGCGGTGCTGCTGCGCATCGGCGACGACGCCAATTACGAGTTCATCTATTTCCAGTTCTGAGGGGGCCGAACCGATGCGCGCCGACCCTCCCGCCCCGACCGAGGCCGCCTGGCGCCGTTTCTCGGTCCGCCTCGTCGCCGCGGCTTCCCTGCTGCTCGCCGGGTATCTCGCGCTGGCGCTCGCGGTCGATCCCTACGATACCGGCCGGCCGCGGCTGCTGGCCCGCGACGGCGTGCGCCCGCAGGGGCCCCGCACCGCCGCGGCGAGCCGGGGGCGCGATCCCGCCTACGAGGCGGCGATCATCGGCAACTCGCACATCCAGCTGATCTCGCCGGCGAATCTGCGGGCGGCCACCGGGATCCCGTTCGTCCAGCTCTCGGTGCCGGGCACCGGACCGGGCGAGCAGCTCATCGTCGCCGATTACTTCCTGCGCCACCATCCGCGGCCACGCGCCCTGGTGATCGGGGCCGATTCCTTCTGGTGCACCGGCGATCCCGCCGTGCCGCCTTTGCGGCCGTTCCCGTCCTGGCTCCTCGCCGAGGACTGGGCGAGCTACCTGCGCGGCCTCCTGCGCATCACCGTCGTCGGGGAGGTCGTCAACCGGATCGGCTGGGCGATGCGCACGGCCCCGCGCCGGGCCGCGCCGGACGGCTACTGGGATTACGAGCCGGACTACCTCGCGCTCGGCGATCCCGACATGCCCGCCCGAGTCGCCTCCCGGGCGAAAGCGGCCCCGGACGACCCCGATCCGGGGGAGGGCGGGCCCGGTTTCCCGGCCGCCGCCCGCCTTCGCGCCCTCACCGACCGGCTGCCGCCGGAGACGGCACTCGTCCTGGTCTTCCCGCCGGTCTTTGCCGCCACGCAGGCCAGGCCCGGCACGCCCCGGGCGACGGCGGAAGCGTCCTGCCGCGCCGCGCTCGCGGCCGCGGTGGCGCCGCGGGGCCGGATCGTCGACTGGTCCGGCGACCGGCCCGAACTGCACGATTCGCGCCTGTTCTTCGATGCCAGCCATTACCGCCAGCCCCTCGCCCGGCGTCTGGAATCGGACATCGTGGCGGCGATCGAGGGCCCGGCGCCCGGTGCAGATACCCCAAGACCGTGACACGATTGCAGCAGGGTGCCGCCGTCCCCTGGTCCGGTCCTTGCGTGTCGCTGCAGGGACATTGTGGTGTCGTGCAGCCTCTATTATAGGGCTGCGCAAAGTGGGTTGCGGCCATGATGTCGGCTGCGGTCAGGACAACAGCGATTTTCCGAGGGGCGGGATGGCGAAGATCGTGATCGAGGAGGGCTATGCCCCCAGTGACGCCGAGCCCTTCATGAACGAGCGTCAGCGGGAGTATTTCCGCCGCAAGCTCCAGGGGTGGAAGCAAGACATTCTGCGCGAGGCCCAGGACACGCTGGTGGCGTTGCAGAGCGAGAACGAGAATCACCCTGACCTGACCGACCGCGCCTCGTCCGAAACCGACCGGGCGATCGAATTGCGGGCTCGCGACCGGCAGCGCAAGCTGATCGCCAAGATCGATTCGGCCCTCGCCCGGATCGAGGACGGCTCCTACGGCTATTGCGAGGAGACCGGCGAGCCGATCTCCCTCAAGCGCCTGGAGGCCCGGCCGATCGCGACCCTGTCGCTGGAAGCCCAGGAACGCCACGAGCGCCGGGAGCGGGTGTACCGGGACGATTGAGGGCGGCGCGCCGCCAACCCTCCCCCCTCTGCGGGCTAGCATGTTCACACATCTCGGTTTGAGCGCTTTTCCCTCAAAGGTAGCGCGCCTCTCCTCCCCAGGCGATCTCGGGCTTGCCCGAGATCGCTCAAGCTTGTGGGGAGGAGTTGGAGGTGGGGGTGGTGCCGGAGGAGACTCAGCGGTGCCTCCTGCACCACCCCCACCCCTAGCCCCTCCCCACAAGGGGGAGGGGAAAGCGCGCACCTTTACAGGGGGTTAGCTCTCTGAGGAGAAGTGTGAATCCGCTAGCCTCTACGGGGGAGGGTGGCGAGCGGAGCGAGCCGGGAGAGGGGCAGCGCGACGCTGTTCCAGGGGGCGCCCGGCAGAACGGTGTCACCATATCCGGAACCGTGGTTCCCCTCTCCCGCCCCGCATCCGCGGGGCACCCTCCCCCGCAGAGGGGGGAGGGTTGAAGCGCTGCATCCGCAGCGCTTTTTCTTTTTGCCACCGGAATTTCGGCACCAAAAACGAGAGCGGCCCCGGCGGGGAGAGCCGGGGCCGCGCCGCGTCCGGGCGGCTCAGGGGGGAGCGTGCCGCCCGGTGCGGGATCCGTGGCAACCGCTCGTCAGAACGGCAGCACGATATCCAGGAATTGCTGGCCGTAGCGCGGCTGCTGCACGTCGGTGATCTGGCCGCGGCCGCCATAGGCGATGCGGGCCTGGGCGATCTTGCTCGAATCGATGGTGTTGTCGGACTCGATGTCCTCCGGCCGCACCACGCCGCCGACGATGAGTTCGCGCACCTCGAAGTTGATGCGGATCTCCTGGCGGCCTTCCAGCACCAGGTTGCCGTTCGGCAGCACCTGCGTGACGATCGCCGCCACGCTGGTGGTCACCGTCTCGGCCCGCTGCACCGAGCCGGCGCCGTCGTTCGAGGTGGTGGCGTCGGTGGTGAGCATCTTCGCCGGGTCCATGCCGGCGAGCAGCTTGCTCTTCGTCTCGAGGCCGAACGCGTTCGGCATCCCGAACGATTCGCTGTTCGAGCGCGAGCGCTTGGTCTCGTTGTTGAGGTTCGCCTTGTCGGTGACGTTGATCTTCACTGTCACGAGGTCGCCGACCTTGGCGGCGCGCTGGTCCTTGAAGAAGGCGCGCGAGCCGGTGCGCCAGAGCGAGTTCGAGGCGTAGGAGACCGGCTGGACGTCCGGCATCGGCAATCGCACCGGGCGGTAGCCGGGCTGCGCGGTCGGGTCGTCGATCGCCGACAGAGCCGGCGTCGCGCCGATCTGGGTGAGGCGGTCGGCGGTGTTGCAGCCGGCGAGCAGCGCGGCCGTGAGGCCGACCATGGCGAGGCGAGCGAGGATCATCGTAAAAATCCCCTCACGGCCGGGCCGAGGCGAGGCGGGCGGCCGGGGCCGCCGCCGTCACCGGCATGATCGGCGCCACGGTGACGCGGCCGGGGCCGATCACGGTGGCCTGGATCACCTTCTTGGAGACCGGGTTGACCACCCCGATCACCGCGCCGAGCGGCCCGCCGTCGCGGGCCTGACCGCGCAGCGACAGAGCCACGCCCGGGGTCTCGTACACGATGGTGACCGACTCGCCGCGGGCGACGAGGTCCGGCCGACTCAGCTCGCCGGCGCGGAGCGCCGTGCCGGCGCCGAGCGGTCGCTGCGCCACCTGGCCGATGAAGGCGGCGGCATCCGCCGCGCTATCGGCCGGCAGGCCCTCGCGCGGGCGGCGCTCGACCGCGATGTCGGGGGCCGACAGGGTCTCGCCCCGGTTGATCGCCCGGGTCAGCACCGCGACGTCGGCCATCTCGACGATCTGGCCCGACACCCGCAGCGAGGCCTGGCGCTCGCCCACCACCACCAGGGCGGAGACCCGGCGGCTGCGGGGATCGTAGGTCACTTCCTGGGCGGTGACCGCGGCATTGAGCTCCGGCGGCACAGTCAGCACCGGCGGCTCGCCCTCGAAGGCGATCGTGACGGAGCCGGCCTCGAGGCCGCGGACCTTGGCGAGCGCCGCCTTCACCGCGCCCTCGATCTCCGGGGCGGCGATGCGGCGGGCCGCGCGCTGCACCGAGATCTGGAGCCGGCCGCCGCTCTCCGGCGCGTCGAGCCCGAGCCCGGCCGTCGCCTCGACGATGCGCCGGACCTGGATCGTGCCGGAGGTGCCGAGCGCCGGCGCCCGGAACAGGGCCTTCTGGGCCAGCGCCGGCGGCGCCCCGGCGACGAGGTCGCCGAGGGTAATGACGTCGCGCTCGGCGGTGATGTCGCCCTTGAGCGAGAGGCGCTCGCCGGCGAGCACCGGCAGGGTGAGGAGGCCGAAAGCCAAGAGCGTCAGCGCGGTGCGCGACAGGATGCCGGGCCCGAGCAGCGCGCGGCGGGCCTCGGGAACCGCGGGGACGTGGACGACGGGAGCGAGGTCGATCATCGGGGCGCTCATCCGCGGAACATCTGCGAGGTGGTGGAGAGCATCTGGTCGGCGGCGGTCACGACCTTCGAGTTCATCTCGTAGGCGCGCTGCGCGGCGATCAGCGAGGAGATCTCCGAGACCGCGTTGACGTTGGCCTCTTCGAGGTAGCTCTGCTGCAGGTTGCCGAACCCGTCGGTGCCGGGATTGCCGGTGATCGGCGGGCCCGAGGCCAGGGTCTCGACGAACAGGTTGTCGCCGATCGATTCCAGGCCGACCTTGTTGACGAACCGGGCCATCTGGATCTGGCCGAGATTCTGCGGCGCGGTCTGGCCGGGGATCGTCGCCTGGACGATGCCCGAGGCGCTTATCGTGACGCTGGTGGCGTTGTTCGGCACCGTGATGTTCGGATTCATCAGGTAGCCTTCGCGGGTGACGATCTGCCCCTGCGCATCGAGGTCGAACGAGCCGTCGCGGGTATAGGAGGTCCGCCCGTCCGGCATCGTGACCTGGAAGAAGCCCTCGCCGCGCACCGCGATGTCGTAGGTCTTCTCGGTCGAGGTGAGGGTGCCCTGCGACATCACCCGGGCGGTCGAGGTGGTCTTGACGCCCGAGCCGATGGCGAGGCCCGCCGGCAGCTGGTTGTTCTGGTCCGAGGTCGCGGTGCCGGCCCGGCGCAGGTTCTGGTAGAGCAGATCCTGGAAATGCGCCTGCTGGCGCTTGTACCCGGTGGTGCGCAGGTTCGCGATGTTGTTCGAGATGACCTGGACGTTGAGTTCCTGGGCCGCCATGCCGGTGGCGGCGGCGTAGAGCGCGCGCATCGATCAGGCTCCCTTTACGCGTTGCCGACGTCGGCGAGGCGCTGGATCGCCTGGCCGCGTAAGGAATCGAGCCGCGAGACCGTGTCGGAGACGAGCTGGTAGGTGCGGTTGACCTCCAGCATCCGGCTCATCGCGAGCACAGGGCGGACGTTCGAGCGCTCGAGCGCGCCGGGCTCGATCCGCCCTTGCGGCCCCGCCGGTTGGGCGGGCGTGTTCGACGCATAGAGGTTGCCGCCGGCATTCGTCAGGCCTTGCGGGTTGGCGAAGGTGACCAGCCGCAGGCGGCCGCGGGTGCCCTGGTTGGTCGAGACGGTGCCGTCCGGCCCGAGCGCCAGCCCGGTCTCCTGCTGGCCGATCTGGATCGGGCCGCCGTCGCCGAGCACCGGGTAGCCGTCGCTCGTCACGATCTGGCCTTGCGGGTTCAGCTCGAAGGCGCCGTTGCGGGTGTAGCGCTCGCCCTGCGGCGTCTGCACCGCGAAGAACGCCTCGCCGCGGATCGCCGCGTTGAGCGGGTTGCCGGTCGGCTCGATCGGCCCCTGCTGCATGTCGAGGGGGGCTGCCGCGTCGATGACGTAGGAGACCTTGCGGTCGGGGCGCTGGAAGGTCTCCGCGCTCGCCTTCGGCATCAGGTATTCCTGGAAGCGCGTCGTGCGCGCCTTGAAGCCCGTCGTGGTGACGTTGGCCATGTTGTTGGCGATGACCTCGAGCTCGCGCCCGAGGGCCATCTGGGACGAGAGCCCGATCAACTGAGCATTCTGCACCGGCTACTCCCCGTCGATGCGTGGTGGCGGGCCACCCCGCTCCCCAGCGGCGGACCCAGCACTCTGATCGCAGGGGCCGTGCCAGGCGGGCCCGAACCGAATTCTGGTGTTATGGCAAATGCTTGGTTAATCGCGGAGCCTGGCCGGACCGGTCGTTTCGTGCCGGCCCGGCAAGTTCGACCGGGCAGAAATTGCCGCCTTAACGCGCCGTTAACCGTCTTCGCACACAGTTCAGTCACGGATTTCCAGGGTGTGGACGGCGGGCGATGGCCAAGAAGCCGAAGAAGGCCCCGACGCCGGAGGGCGACGGGGAAGGCGAGGAGGGGGCGGCCCCGGCCGCAGGCGGCGGCAAGAAGAAGCTCATCATCATCGTCGCGGCTTTTCTGGTGCTGGCGGGTGGCGGGGGCGGCGGCTTCCTGTTCATGCGCAGCCGCGCGGCCCATGCCGAGAAGGCGGCCTCCGAGCAGAAGGTGCCGGTGGCGTTCATGGATGTCCGCGAGATGACCATGAACCTGATGCCCGAGCCCGGGCAGACGCAGCCGCGCTTCCTGAAGCTGAAGGTGGCGCTGGAGGTGCGGGATGCGAAGGTGGCCTCCGAGATCCAGCCGCTGATGCCGCGGGTCGAGGACACGTTCCAGGTCTTCGTGCGCGACCTGCGCGTCGGCGACTTCGAGGCCGCCGGGGGCACCTATCGCCTGCGCGAGGAGCTGCTGCGGCGCGTCAACGTGGCGGTCTATCCCGCCAAGGTCGACGCGGTGCTCTTCAAGGACTTCATCATCCAATAATATCCTCGAGCGGGATGTGGTGCTTCCGTGGCCGGACCTGACGATACCATCGACGACGACGACTGGGCCTCGGCCCTGATCGAGCAGGGCGGGGGCGGCGACGCCTCCCTGGCGGAGGAATGGGGCGCGGCGCTCGCCGAGCAGGGGACCACCACCCAGTCGAACGACATGGCGGCCGAATGGGCCAACATGATCGACGAGGGCGAGTCGGAGAACCTGCCCGAGCTCGCCGGCAACGACCGCATCCTGAACCAGGAGGAGATCGACCAGGTCCTCGGCTTCTCGCTGCGGGAACTCTCGGCCTCGGGCGCGGGCGGCATCCGGGCCATCGTCGATTCGGGCGTCGTCTCGTACGAGCGCCTGCCGATGCTCGAGATCGTCTTCGACCGGATGATCCGGTTGTTGTCGACCTCGTTGCGCAACTTCTTCCAGGACAACGTCGAGGTCACCCTCGACAACATCACCTCGGTGCGCTTCGGCGACTACCTGAACGCGATCCCGCTGCCGACCCTGCTCGGCGTGTTCCGGGCCGATGCCTGGGAGAATTCGGGCCTCGTCACGGTCGAGTCGAACCTCGCCTACTCGACCCTCGACCTGCTGCTCGGCGGCAAGCGCGGCGGCTCCAGCATCCGCCTGGACGGGCGGCCGTTCACGCCGATCGAGATGCAGCTGGTGCGCCGGATGGTCGAGATCATCCTGACCGACCTCGAGGCCTCGTTCCAGCCGCTCTCGCCGGTGCGCTTCCTCATCGACCGGATCGAGACCAACCCGCGCTTCGCCACCATCACCCGGCCGGCCAACGCGGCGATCCTGATCGACCTCAAGCTCGACATGGAAGGCCGCGGCGGCCTGCTCCAGATCCTGTTTCCCTATGCGGCGATCGAGCCGATCCGCGACCTGCTGCTCCAGAGCTTCATGGGCGAGAAGCTCGGCCGCGACCACATCTGGGAAGGCCATCTCGCCACCGAGATCTTCCAGGCCGACGTCGCCGTCGAGGCGGTGCTGCACGAGATGTCGCTGCCGTTGCGCCGGGTGATGAAGCTGGAGGTCGGCGACACCATCATGTTCGACGCCAAGCCCACCGACCTCATCACCCTGCGCTGCGGCGACTGGGCGATGACGCAAGGCCGGATCGGCCGCCTCGACGACAGCATCGCCGTGCAGGTCACCCGTCCCCTGCGCCGCGCCCGTACCACCTTCGCGGCCTTCGAGGCCTCGATGCAGAACCGCAAGGACGGTTGAGCATGTTCCTGTCCCTCTTCCGGAACGAGGCCGCATCGTGAGCCTGATCGTCAGCATCCTGGCCGACCTGCTGGTGGCGGTCCTCCTCGTCGCCTGCATCGCGACCTCGGTCAGCCTCGGCCGCCGCATCACCCGCCTCAAGGGCGACGAATCGGCGATGCGCCAGACCATCGGCGACCTGATGGTGGCGACCGAATCCGCCGAGCGGGCGATCACCGGCCTGCGCACCACGCTCTCCGAGTGCGACCGCACGCTCGGCGAGCGCCTGCGCCTGGCCGAGCGCACCAATGCCGACCTCGCCGCCCAGCTCCAGGCCGGCGACGAGGTGCTGTCGCGCATCGCCCGCATCGTCTCCCAGGCCCGGGCGGCGGTGCCCGGCGAGGCGGCGCAAGCCCCGTTCGCTCAGGCGTTCGCGCAGCAGGCCGAGGCCGCGCCGTCCCCCGCCGCGCCGGCCTACGCCCCTGCGGCGTCCGCGGCCCCATTCGCGCCCGCGGCGCCCGTCGCAACGGCCCATGCCTCCGCCGTGCCCGAGCCGCGGCCGGTCTCCACCGGCGAGCGCCTCGGCGCCGCCGCCGCCGCCGCCCGCGCCCTCAGCGAGCGCGCCCTGAGCCGCCTGCAGGCCCAGGCCGCATGACCCTCGCGCTGCTCCTGCGCCGCTTCGCCGGGCTGCCGCCGAGCGCGGCCCCGGCCGGCGGCCCCGCCGCCGTCGCG
This sequence is a window from Methylobacterium sp. SyP6R. Protein-coding genes within it:
- a CDS encoding MBOAT family O-acyltransferase, yielding MLFNSFPFLLGFLPVALVLHALVALHRPGWRLPLLVLLSLVFYGWWDPRFVPLLMASIGLNWLVARWFGQSRAALLVPLAIAANLAVLALFKYAGFLAGLAALLPGLHDLSRPSLALPLGISFFTFHHVMYLTDLRAGRAPQMNLTRYALYIAFFPQVLAGPLVRWSEILHQFDEKPYARPDAAERFGRGLMLLCIGLAKKVFLGDPLAAYANPVFEAAAAGKVVSVAEAWQGTLAFTFQIYFDFSGYTDMALGLALLFGIVLPQNFDVPYRATSLRDFWRRWHMTLSRFLRDYLYIPFGGNRRGLSVQVAASFATMTLGGLWHGAGLTFVAWGAAHGAGLGIVTLWRRAGLRMPALLGWALTFAFVALTWVLFRATSFEAALAVFKGLFGFAPSGHGFKWRAFAPAMLVALVGPTAWAAVHRLPPRPALAIAFAVLLVAVLLRIGDDANYEFIYFQF
- the flgH gene encoding flagellar basal body L-ring protein FlgH, translated to MILARLAMVGLTAALLAGCNTADRLTQIGATPALSAIDDPTAQPGYRPVRLPMPDVQPVSYASNSLWRTGSRAFFKDQRAAKVGDLVTVKINVTDKANLNNETKRSRSNSESFGMPNAFGLETKSKLLAGMDPAKMLTTDATTSNDGAGSVQRAETVTTSVAAIVTQVLPNGNLVLEGRQEIRINFEVRELIVGGVVRPEDIESDNTIDSSKIAQARIAYGGRGQITDVQQPRYGQQFLDIVLPF
- the flgG gene encoding flagellar basal-body rod protein FlgG; its protein translation is MRALYAAATGMAAQELNVQVISNNIANLRTTGYKRQQAHFQDLLYQNLRRAGTATSDQNNQLPAGLAIGSGVKTTSTARVMSQGTLTSTEKTYDIAVRGEGFFQVTMPDGRTSYTRDGSFDLDAQGQIVTREGYLMNPNITVPNNATSVTISASGIVQATIPGQTAPQNLGQIQMARFVNKVGLESIGDNLFVETLASGPPITGNPGTDGFGNLQQSYLEEANVNAVSEISSLIAAQRAYEMNSKVVTAADQMLSTTSQMFRG
- the flgF gene encoding flagellar basal-body rod protein FlgF — its product is MQNAQLIGLSSQMALGRELEVIANNMANVTTTGFKARTTRFQEYLMPKASAETFQRPDRKVSYVIDAAAPLDMQQGPIEPTGNPLNAAIRGEAFFAVQTPQGERYTRNGAFELNPQGQIVTSDGYPVLGDGGPIQIGQQETGLALGPDGTVSTNQGTRGRLRLVTFANPQGLTNAGGNLYASNTPAQPAGPQGRIEPGALERSNVRPVLAMSRMLEVNRTYQLVSDTVSRLDSLRGQAIQRLADVGNA
- the fliM gene encoding flagellar motor switch protein FliM, whose product is MAGPDDTIDDDDWASALIEQGGGGDASLAEEWGAALAEQGTTTQSNDMAAEWANMIDEGESENLPELAGNDRILNQEEIDQVLGFSLRELSASGAGGIRAIVDSGVVSYERLPMLEIVFDRMIRLLSTSLRNFFQDNVEVTLDNITSVRFGDYLNAIPLPTLLGVFRADAWENSGLVTVESNLAYSTLDLLLGGKRGGSSIRLDGRPFTPIEMQLVRRMVEIILTDLEASFQPLSPVRFLIDRIETNPRFATITRPANAAILIDLKLDMEGRGGLLQILFPYAAIEPIRDLLLQSFMGEKLGRDHIWEGHLATEIFQADVAVEAVLHEMSLPLRRVMKLEVGDTIMFDAKPTDLITLRCGDWAMTQGRIGRLDDSIAVQVTRPLRRARTTFAAFEASMQNRKDG
- a CDS encoding flagellar basal body P-ring protein FlgI, producing MRLRLLVLAFLALLPLALVAAQPALALSRVKDLASVEGMRINQLVGYGIVVGLNGTGDTLNNAPFTKQSVQAMLERLGVNTRGATMRTANLAAVMVTANLPPFAAQGTRIDVTVSSLGDAKSLQGGTLLVTTLLAADGEAYAVAQGSLAIAGFQAEGDAAKITRGVPTNGRIANGAVIEREIAFKLNEQKCLRLSLRNPDFTTSKRIAAAINDFMGADTAEPTDPSTVTLQVPPRYQGNMIRLLTEVEQLKVEPDQAARVVVDERSGIIVMGRDVRVSTVAVAQGNLTVTITEQPQVSQPAPFSNGETVVVPRTALKVDAGEKNKLALVKEGVTLRELVDGLNALGIGPRDLISILQAIKAAGALQADIEVM
- the fliL gene encoding flagellar basal body-associated protein FliL — protein: MAKKPKKAPTPEGDGEGEEGAAPAAGGGKKKLIIIVAAFLVLAGGGGGGFLFMRSRAAHAEKAASEQKVPVAFMDVREMTMNLMPEPGQTQPRFLKLKVALEVRDAKVASEIQPLMPRVEDTFQVFVRDLRVGDFEAAGGTYRLREELLRRVNVAVYPAKVDAVLFKDFIIQ
- the dksA gene encoding RNA polymerase-binding protein DksA, encoding MAKIVIEEGYAPSDAEPFMNERQREYFRRKLQGWKQDILREAQDTLVALQSENENHPDLTDRASSETDRAIELRARDRQRKLIAKIDSALARIEDGSYGYCEETGEPISLKRLEARPIATLSLEAQERHERRERVYRDD
- the flgA gene encoding flagellar basal body P-ring formation chaperone FlgA — translated: MSAPMIDLAPVVHVPAVPEARRALLGPGILSRTALTLLAFGLLTLPVLAGERLSLKGDITAERDVITLGDLVAGAPPALAQKALFRAPALGTSGTIQVRRIVEATAGLGLDAPESGGRLQISVQRAARRIAAPEIEGAVKAALAKVRGLEAGSVTIAFEGEPPVLTVPPELNAAVTAQEVTYDPRSRRVSALVVVGERQASLRVSGQIVEMADVAVLTRAINRGETLSAPDIAVERRPREGLPADSAADAAAFIGQVAQRPLGAGTALRAGELSRPDLVARGESVTIVYETPGVALSLRGQARDGGPLGAVIGVVNPVSKKVIQATVIGPGRVTVAPIMPVTAAAPAARLASARP
- a CDS encoding flagellar assembly protein FliX, with the protein product MRVDTRLAAAPLSGAGSRTLPAGGVFTLGLEGARGPVSAGSAMPLASLSAILTLQGQDEIAADRRRRATKRGHDLLDALDRLKAALLGGRVAVSDLKAIAARLAERNGSTGDPRLDDLLAHIELRAQVELAKIEMAGK
- a CDS encoding DUF6468 domain-containing protein, with protein sequence MSLIVSILADLLVAVLLVACIATSVSLGRRITRLKGDESAMRQTIGDLMVATESAERAITGLRTTLSECDRTLGERLRLAERTNADLAAQLQAGDEVLSRIARIVSQARAAVPGEAAQAPFAQAFAQQAEAAPSPAAPAYAPAASAAPFAPAAPVATAHASAVPEPRPVSTGERLGAAAAAARALSERALSRLQAQAA